The Arthrobacter sp. Marseille-P9274 DNA segment GAGTCCTGGCTGCGCGGCCACGGCGCGGCCGCCATCAAGAACCTGATGGAGGACGCCGCCACCGCCGAGATCTCGCGGTCGCAGATCTGGCAGTGGATCAACGCCCACGCCATCACTAACGACGGCGAAATCGTCACCGAGCGCTGGGTGCGGGAACTGCTGGACGAGGAGTTCGGCAAGCTGCCCCGCTTCGACGGCGACCGCTTCGACGACGCCCGCGAAATCTTCGAGACCGTCTCGCTGGGCCGCGACTTCCCGGCCTTCCTGACCGTCCCGGCCTACACCGAGTACCTGGCCGAGAAGGACGAGCAGCCCCGCCGCCGGACCCGGCCGCAGCCGCAGCCGGAGCGCGAGATGGCCGCCGCGTAGGTCCTTGGCCGGAGTGGCCGCCTCGTCATAGGGGCGGCCGCTCCCCCAACCCGTCCGGCGGGCGGTACCTTCCATCCCGCCCGCCGGCCCCACGCTTTCCGCGGAGCCGGCGCTCCACGCTTTCTTCGCCATCAGCAGCCCGACAGCCGGGCGGAGCGGCGGTCCCGCGGAAGCACAGAAGACAACGTGATCCCCCGGTTGTCCGACTAACTCAGTCGGACAACCGGGGGTGAGTACGTCCCGTGGGTTTCCGGCAGCAGAGCCCACACCGTGGCCGGATAATGCTGCCCACCTCTACCTATAGACCTCGCGTCGATGACCGATTCGAAGCACAAGGATGAGCAACTCGCCGTCGTGGATTTCGTAAATGATCCGATAGTCACCGGTCCGGACCCGCCATTCCTCGCTGCCGCCAACCAACTGCTTGGCCAGCGGCGGCCGGGGGTTGGTGCGCAGAATTTCGATGGTGCGCAGGATCCTGGTCTGGGTGCCCCGGTCCAGCTTCCTCAACTGCCGGGCTGCCGAAGCCGCATACCGAACCTCGAAGGGCTCGCTCAAACCTCGATCCCGAGTTCGGCAAGGAGCGCCTCATGCGAGACCGTCGGCTCGTTCTCCTGCCGAGCAGCCTTGGCACCCTCTACATCCTCTGCGTCTTCGAGTGCCTCGACTGCGCGGCGGTAGAACGCAATGTCAACGACGGCGGCAACGTCCCGCCCCCGGCGCGAGATGGACACGGGCTCTGAACGGACAGCGTCGAGCAGTTCGGCCCAGTGCTGGCGCGCTTCGTTGGAAGGAACCGACCTCATGGATCAATCGTAAGCTTCGTACGATTCGTAAGCTAGCATTCCCTCATTCAGCCGGGGTTGGCTTCGGAACGAACATCCCGAATGAGATGGTTGATCCGTTTGAGCATCTTGCGGTCCTGGACTTGCCACCACTCATAGTCGGCCCAAGCGTCCTCGTCCCAGACCAGCCTCATTCGATGAGGTCGTGTTCAGCGCCTCGACCCTTTTCCAACCGCTCAATGGACGCAAGCAAACGGCGGGCGTTAGCCGGGTTTCGAAGGAGATACGCCGATTCCTTCAGGGATTCGTAATCCTCCAAGGCAACCATCACGACTGGTTCGTGTCCGGCGCGCGTGATCACCACTTCCTCGCGGTCATCCACCACCGAGTTCAGGGTTTCGGCGTATTTAGCCCTGGATTCCGAGTAAGACATCGTGCGCACGACAACCTCCTGACGTTCTCGGAATCGTACGTCGCGGCATCTCCGCAGACAACGAGTACGACCGCCGCCTTCTGCCGGCTTGCGGGATGCGTAAGGCAAGGCCGGCCGAACGACCGGCGGATGCACTCAGCCGATCGAGGCGAGGACCAACTGCTCCTGGCCGTGCCAGCTGCCGGTGAGTATGTGGGCGCTGGCGGGGCTGTCGGTGGCGGCGGGGAGATGGTCGACTGCGAGGGTTGCTTCGCCCGCCTCGATGGTGGTGACGCTGCCCGCGGTGGAAGGCGCCGCCGTCGTTATT contains these protein-coding regions:
- a CDS encoding type II toxin-antitoxin system Phd/YefM family antitoxin is translated as MRTMSYSESRAKYAETLNSVVDDREEVVITRAGHEPVVMVALEDYESLKESAYLLRNPANARRLLASIERLEKGRGAEHDLIE
- a CDS encoding type II toxin-antitoxin system RelE/ParE family toxin, with product MSEPFEVRYAASAARQLRKLDRGTQTRILRTIEILRTNPRPPLAKQLVGGSEEWRVRTGDYRIIYEIHDGELLILVLRIGHRREVYR
- a CDS encoding type II toxin-antitoxin system prevent-host-death family antitoxin — encoded protein: MRSVPSNEARQHWAELLDAVRSEPVSISRRGRDVAAVVDIAFYRRAVEALEDAEDVEGAKAARQENEPTVSHEALLAELGIEV